AATGCTGATGCTTCTTGATATCAGAAAGTATCCCGGTCTTTTCGCAAAACTTATTGAAACGGCGCAGGGCTTTTTCGAATGATTCGTCGTCACGTACCCTAACACCGGTCATCTATATCCCTCCTTTCAACCTCTTTTGTAACATATTTCATAGCAAAATATTATAATCTTTTTAAAGAAGTTGTCAACAGATTTATTCCACCCCCGGAAGGCTTCCCCCTCTAACCCCATGTTTGCCGTTGACAATGAAGATTTACGCTTGTTATTAGAATTATGAGGGATAAATCAGCAATCG
This sequence is a window from Candidatus Zixiibacteriota bacterium. Protein-coding genes within it:
- the rpsU gene encoding 30S ribosomal protein S21, coding for MTGVRVRDDESFEKALRRFNKFCEKTGILSDIKKHQHFEKPSERRKRKLNAARRKNRKFGSES